A segment of the Methanofollis sp. genome:
TCCAACCCGTTAATACTGAGGGATCCGGACTTGTCGTCGCTGCATCCGCACCGGTTAACGACTGGCCGACCTTCGCTGAATGGGCGAAGACGAGAGCTGCCGAAGGCAAGCCGCTGAAGATTGCGGCCCCGCTGAAGGGCTCCATCCAGGATGTCATGCTCAAGTTCGCCCTGAAAGACAGCGGACTGGTGGTGAAAGAAGTCTGATGAAGACAACGGAATCGGCGAAGAGAAAACGTACAGGAACAGCGTTTCTTGGGAGGAAGGCCATAGGTGCCATCCTTCCCATTTTACTCATCATCGGCTGGGAGATTGCAGCGATACTCATCGACAGCGAGTTCATCCTGCCGCGGGTGGAGTCGGTGCTCGCCATCCTCACTGCCCCCACCGTTGACATCCTGGGCAGCGGGAGCCTCATCGACAACGCACTCCTCTCCATTGAGCGCGTCCTCCTGGGCTTCGGCCTTGCGGCGGCCGTCGGCATCCCGATCGGCATCGTGATGGGCTACTGGAGAGGGGCCGAGAACTTCCTCGACCCGACGATCCAGATCTTCCGCCCGATCCCGCCGCTGGCCTGGATCCCGCTCGCCCTTGCATGGTTCAAGACCGGGCTCGTCTCGATGACCTTCATCATCTTCATCGGTGCGGTCTTCCCTGTCCTGCTCAACACAGTCGACGGGGTCAAGTCGGTGAACAGGACCTGGGTCGAGTCGGCGTACACCTTCGGTGCGAGCCAGGCCCAGATCCTCAGGAAGGTCATCTTTCCGGCGTCCCTGCCCACGATCTGGACCGGCCTCCGGGTCGGCTTCGGAATCGCGTGGATGTGTGTCGTTGCGGCCGAGATGCTCCCGGGAACGACCTCAGGTCTCGGGTACCTCATCATGTACGCCTACAACTGGGGCCAGTCCCAGGTGATCATCGCGGGCATGATCGTCATCGGCCTGATCGGCCTCGGCATCGACGGCCTCTTCAGGGCCATTGAAAACAGGGAGTTCAGGTGGAGGGGGATGGTCAGATGAGCCTCTCCATCGAGCATGTCTCAAAGGTCTTCACCAACGAAATGGGTGAGGAGGTCGTCGCACTCGGCGACATCTCCCTCGACGTGAAGGACGGCGAGTTCATCTGCATCCTCGGCCCCTCTGGCTGCGGCAAGACGACGCTCCTGCGGATCATCGCAGGACTCGACAACCCGACAGGCGGCCGGGCGGCGATCAACGAGAAGGAGATCGCCGGGCCGACACCCGAGATGGCGATGATCTTCCAGGAGTACTCGCTTTATCCCTGGCGCACGGTCCTCGACAACATCGCCTTCGGGCTTGAGGTGCAGGGCGTCGGGAAAGAGGAGAGGTATGCGCGGGCAAAAAAATACCTTGCCCTGGTGGGCCTCGATGATTTCGAGCACAGCCACCCGTACGAACTCTCCGGCGGCATGCGCCAGCGCGTGGCCGTCGCCCGGGCGCTCTGCGTCGAGCCCCAGGTGCTCCTCATGGACGAGCCCTTCGGGGCCCTGGACGCCCAGACCAGAAACACGATGCAGAGAGAACTGC
Coding sequences within it:
- a CDS encoding ABC transporter permease, translated to MKTTESAKRKRTGTAFLGRKAIGAILPILLIIGWEIAAILIDSEFILPRVESVLAILTAPTVDILGSGSLIDNALLSIERVLLGFGLAAAVGIPIGIVMGYWRGAENFLDPTIQIFRPIPPLAWIPLALAWFKTGLVSMTFIIFIGAVFPVLLNTVDGVKSVNRTWVESAYTFGASQAQILRKVIFPASLPTIWTGLRVGFGIAWMCVVAAEMLPGTTSGLGYLIMYAYNWGQSQVIIAGMIVIGLIGLGIDGLFRAIENREFRWRGMVR
- a CDS encoding ABC transporter ATP-binding protein, coding for MSLSIEHVSKVFTNEMGEEVVALGDISLDVKDGEFICILGPSGCGKTTLLRIIAGLDNPTGGRAAINEKEIAGPTPEMAMIFQEYSLYPWRTVLDNIAFGLEVQGVGKEERYARAKKYLALVGLDDFEHSHPYELSGGMRQRVAVARALCVEPQVLLMDEPFGALDAQTRNTMQRELLEIWKKTGKTVIFVTHSVDEAVYLSDRVVVLSPRPSRVQEVIPIEVPRPRDRTSAEFAQVRRYVLSLIQGGEEASQ